In the Hordeum vulgare subsp. vulgare chromosome 7H, MorexV3_pseudomolecules_assembly, whole genome shotgun sequence genome, one interval contains:
- the LOC123411742 gene encoding uncharacterized protein LOC123411742: MDDLKAILARPIQVAEQVIKWAEEAQTCRQECLELKTKVERLASLLRQAARADLYERPARRILDDTGKALDKAAALLDRCRARGIVHRVFTIIPAGSFKRTSNQLDNSLGDLSWILRVSNYANAGDDLDDHIGLPPIAQNEPILFLIWEQIAVLYTGTFDARADAAASVVSLARDNDRYGRLIIEEDGVPPLLRLIKEGRPEGQENAALAIGLLGRDPECVELMVLAGVCTAFSKILKDAPMKVQGMVAWAVSELATNHPKCQDAFMQSNVIRLLVSHLAFETVQEHSKYAVASRMTLHSVVMDKKGSGKYSSHHDTFDAAEHTTTTTTTNSMSAKPTTGGTTAAAAAAVPVPAGAGAGAASSSGATGAASASIGSVAGTKQHNVSLSGTSTRGREYEDEETKAYMKSNAARALCQLATGNAAVCKNITESRALLCFSILLEKGAPDVQYNSAIALMEICRVAEQNADLRRSAFKPTSPAARAVVDQLLRVVTKAEYDDLLIPCITSLGCLSRTFRATETRIIGPLVNLLDEREADVSREAAVALTKFACTENYLHVDHSKAIINASGAKHLVQLVYFGEQVVQVAALLLVCYIAHNVPDSEDLAQAEILTVLEWASKQAYMVQDPLIDNLLPEAKIRMELYQSRGAKGYH, translated from the coding sequence ATGGATGACCTGAAGGCGATCTTGGCACGGCCGATCCAGGTTGCGGAGCAGGTGATCAAGTGGGCGGAGGAGGCGCAGACGTGCCGGCAGGAGTGCCTGGAGCTCAAGACCAAGGTTGAGCGGCTCGCTTCCCTCCTCCGCCAGGCCGCGCGCGCCGACCTCTACGAGCGTCCCGCCCGCCGCATcctcgacgacaccggcaaggcGCTCGACAAGGCCGCCGCCCTACTCGACCGCTGCCGCGCTCGCGGCATCGTCCACCGTGTCTTCACCATCATCCCCGCCGGCTCCTTCAAGAGGACATCCAACCAGCTCGACAACTCCCTCGGCGACCTCTCTTGGATCCTCCGCGTGTCCAACTATGCTAACGCCGGCGATGACCTGGACGACCACATTGGCTTACCCCCCATCGCCCAGAACGAGcccatcctcttcctcatctGGGAGCAGATCGCCGTCCTCTACACCGGCACCTTCGACGCCCGCGCTGATGCCGCTGCCAGCGTCGTCTCTCTCGCGCGCGACAATGACCGCTACGGCAGGCTCATCATCGAAGAGGACGGCGTCCCGCCTCTGCTGCGCCTCATAAAGGAGGGCCGCCCCGAGGGTCAGGAGAACGCCGCGCTCGCCatcggcctcctcggccgcgacccgGAGTGCGTCGAGCTCATGGTGCTCGCAGGCGTCTGCACCGCCTTCTCCAAGATTCTCAAAGACGCGCCCATGAAGGTGCAGGGCATGGTGGCCTGGGCCGTGTCCGAGCTCGCCACCAACCACCCCAAATGCCAAGACGCGTTTATGCAGAGCAACGTCATCCGCCTGCTCGTGTCCCACCTCGCCTTCGAGACGGTGCAGGAGCACTCCAAGTACGCTGTCGCGTCCAGGATGACCCTACACTCCGTTGTCATGGACAAGAAGGGCAGCGGCAAATACTCATCGCATCACGACACATTTGATGCGGCGgagcacaccaccaccaccaccaccaccaacagcatGTCCGCCAAGCCCACAACCGGTGGTAccaccgctgccgctgccgctgccgttcCCGttcccgccggcgccggcgccggtgcGGCCAGCTCAAGTGGCGCCACGGGAGCTGCGAGTGCGAGCATTGGCAGCGTTGCGGGGACGAAGCAGCACAATGTGTCCTTGTCGGGGACGAGCACGCGAGGGAGGGAATACGAGGACGAAGAGACCAAAGCCTACATGAAATCCAACGCAGCCAGAGCGCTGTGCCAGCTAGCCACCGGCAATGCCGCCGTGTGCAAGAACATCACGGAGTCCAGGGCGCTGCTCTGTTTTTCCATCCTCCTGGAGAAAGGCGCCCCAGACGTGCAGTACAACTCGGCCATTGCGCTGATGGAGATCTGCCGTGTGGCGGAGCAGAACGCGGACCTCCGGCGGTCGGCGTTCAAGCCGACGTCCCCCGCGGCGCGCGCCGTCGTGGACCAGCTCCTCCGCGTGGTCACCAAGGCGGAGTATGACGATCTCCTGATCCCCTGCATCACGTCGCTGGGCTGCCTCTCGAGAACCTTCCGGGCGACGGAGACTCGGATCATCGGGCCGCTGGTGAACCTCCTGGACGAGCGGGAAGCCGACGTGTCCCGGGAGGCCGCCGTGGCGCTGACCAAGTTCGCGTGCACGGAGAACTACCTCCATGTCGACCACTCCAAGGCCATCATCAACGCCAGCGGCGCCAAGCACCTGGTCCAGCTGGTGTACTTCGGGGAGCAGGTGGTGCAGGTGGCGGCGCTCCTCCTGGTTTGCTACATCGCGCACAACGTGCCGGACAGCGAGGATCTCGCGCAGGCGGAGATCCTCACCGTGCTGGAGTGGGCGTCCAAGCAGGCGTACATGGTGCAGGACCCGTTGATCGACAACTTGTTGCCAGAGGCCAAGATCAGGATGGAGCTCTACCAATCCAGAGGGGCAAAAGGTTACCATTAA